In Bdellovibrio sp. GT3, one genomic interval encodes:
- a CDS encoding ABC transporter permease, with amino-acid sequence MIFKLAIRELVRSWRFGLFFIFNLSLGLTGFVSLQAFNVTLQDELQKNAKNILSADLSVSARRELTEAEQEAMKSVLPPGTQTGRIYEFFAMMNSAKGSRLVMVKAIDDSYPFYGALNMGSGKDIAPGSAKDIINSHKVWIYPELQQQMNLQVGERMQVGKLDLEISDIVARDETQTFRMASLAPRIYVDMKLLPESGLIQFGSTYTQAYQFKFPEGTDGDKVKERMYEKLTDAAISVNTPNSASEDSGRQLGYLSDYLGLVAIIALFMSALGAAYIYRMFLYSRMKEIAILRTLGLQSVQAVGVYVLQASLLGLLATIPTVAFSEIVLPVLTKVLGSFTPFDLKPTVSIEAWGLCLLMAVLGSFVVSLPFLMKIYDLKAAKLFSEEKFAVNEGKFRVWPFIPAILLFYGLSVQQAHSWKIGSAFAGSLVATIAILLVTGYFALKFAGRLQGVRLWFLKFSFLGLSRRAGASLAVFVALGLGALLINILPQLKNSLQSDLQVDQTTALPSLFMFDIQDEQVEGIKQVLTSNQVETLALSPMVRARILKVNGVDYERKIEGQGFKTREEEREARFRNRGMNLSYRESLSDSEEIVEGRPIAGTFDPEKHKIAELSVEQRFADRMNFKIGDRVIFDVQGVDVEGEVVNLRKVRWTSFQPNFFVLVQNGVLNDAPKTFIWALPTMSAEKRMALQSELAQKFANVSVIDVVRTVDDALKTADKMSWSLELMAYLALFTGYIVLFSIVRSQIKLRRWEMNMLKILGASHREVAGFILTEFAFLALVSSFLGAFLSVGVSYGLNRVIFEGGFRFSLTQPLLSVAIITGLSLLISFLASADIVKESALSILREEK; translated from the coding sequence GCAAAAGAATGCCAAGAATATTCTTTCTGCGGATTTGTCCGTTTCAGCCAGACGTGAATTAACGGAAGCTGAGCAAGAGGCGATGAAATCGGTTCTGCCTCCGGGCACACAGACTGGTCGAATTTACGAGTTCTTTGCGATGATGAACTCTGCCAAAGGTTCAAGACTTGTCATGGTGAAAGCCATCGACGACAGTTATCCTTTTTATGGCGCTTTGAACATGGGCAGCGGAAAAGATATCGCACCCGGCAGTGCGAAAGACATCATCAATTCCCACAAAGTCTGGATCTATCCAGAGTTGCAACAGCAAATGAACCTGCAGGTCGGCGAGCGCATGCAGGTGGGGAAGCTGGATTTGGAGATTTCAGACATAGTTGCTCGGGATGAAACGCAAACATTCCGAATGGCTTCACTGGCTCCACGTATTTATGTCGATATGAAATTGCTCCCCGAATCCGGGTTGATTCAGTTTGGTTCAACTTACACTCAGGCGTATCAGTTTAAGTTTCCCGAAGGAACTGATGGCGACAAAGTTAAAGAGCGCATGTACGAAAAGCTGACGGATGCAGCGATATCTGTAAACACGCCGAACTCAGCCAGTGAGGACTCCGGAAGACAGTTGGGTTATCTTTCAGACTATCTTGGCTTGGTTGCGATCATTGCTCTTTTCATGTCAGCGCTTGGTGCGGCTTATATTTATAGAATGTTCCTGTACAGTCGAATGAAGGAGATTGCGATCCTGCGCACTCTGGGATTGCAGAGTGTTCAAGCAGTGGGAGTGTATGTGCTTCAGGCGTCTCTTTTGGGACTGCTGGCAACAATCCCTACGGTAGCGTTCAGCGAAATAGTTCTGCCAGTTTTGACAAAGGTGCTTGGTAGTTTCACGCCTTTTGACTTAAAGCCGACGGTTTCAATAGAGGCTTGGGGACTTTGTCTTTTGATGGCGGTCCTGGGAAGTTTCGTGGTCAGTCTTCCATTTTTGATGAAGATTTATGATCTGAAAGCGGCAAAACTTTTCAGTGAGGAAAAGTTCGCAGTCAATGAAGGTAAATTCCGGGTGTGGCCTTTTATTCCTGCGATCTTGTTGTTCTATGGGCTTTCCGTTCAGCAGGCGCATTCATGGAAAATTGGATCTGCATTCGCGGGATCCTTGGTGGCGACGATTGCCATTCTGTTGGTCACCGGATACTTCGCTTTGAAATTCGCGGGTCGCTTGCAGGGTGTTCGTTTGTGGTTCCTGAAATTCAGTTTCCTGGGGCTTTCGCGTCGTGCAGGTGCAAGTCTTGCGGTTTTTGTGGCGTTGGGTTTGGGAGCGCTGTTAATCAATATTCTGCCGCAGCTGAAGAACTCCCTGCAAAGTGATTTACAGGTTGATCAAACTACGGCCCTGCCATCGCTATTCATGTTTGATATTCAGGATGAGCAGGTCGAGGGCATTAAACAGGTTTTGACAAGCAACCAGGTCGAGACTCTGGCGCTGTCACCGATGGTGCGGGCTCGCATTCTGAAAGTGAACGGCGTTGATTATGAAAGAAAGATCGAAGGACAAGGTTTCAAAACTCGCGAAGAAGAGCGTGAAGCCAGATTCAGAAATCGAGGAATGAATCTTTCGTATCGCGAGAGTCTGTCTGACAGTGAAGAGATCGTCGAAGGTCGACCTATCGCCGGCACGTTCGACCCCGAGAAGCACAAGATAGCAGAGCTTTCTGTCGAGCAGCGGTTTGCGGATCGCATGAACTTTAAAATCGGTGACCGGGTGATTTTTGATGTTCAGGGTGTCGATGTCGAAGGGGAGGTTGTGAACCTGCGCAAAGTGCGTTGGACCAGCTTCCAGCCAAATTTCTTTGTATTGGTTCAAAATGGTGTTCTGAATGATGCTCCCAAAACATTTATTTGGGCCCTGCCGACCATGAGCGCGGAAAAGCGCATGGCCTTGCAAAGTGAATTGGCGCAAAAGTTTGCCAACGTATCGGTCATTGACGTGGTTCGTACGGTTGATGATGCCTTAAAGACAGCGGATAAGATGAGTTGGTCCCTGGAGTTGATGGCCTATCTGGCGTTGTTCACGGGATACATTGTTTTGTTCTCGATTGTGCGCAGTCAGATTAAACTGCGTCGCTGGGAAATGAATATGCTAAAAATCCTGGGCGCGAGTCACCGTGAAGTTGCAGGTTTTATCCTGACAGAGTTCGCGTTTCTGGCGTTGGTCAGCTCTTTTTTAGGGGCCTTCCTGAGTGTGGGCGTCAGCTACGGTCTTAATCGGGTGATTTTTGAAGGCGGATTTAGGTTCTCCCTGACTCAGCCTTTGCTTTCAGTGGCTATTATTACCGGTTTAAGCCTATTGATCTCTTTCCTTGCGAGCGCAGATATTGTAAAAGAAAGTGCATTGAGCATATTGCGCGAGGAAAAATAG
- a CDS encoding L-threonylcarbamoyladenylate synthase: MMSSNEALKKAQEILEEGGVIGLPTETVYGLAARIDIPPAIEKIFSVKERPFFDPLIVHVSSIEMAKKVTAYWGPASQALAEAFWPGPLTLILPKDNSINSMITSGLESVGIRMPNHPLALALIQEVNVPLAAPSANKFGRTSPTSASHVRVEFKNENVFVLDGGDCQIGIESTVLLVRHRPDKVELSILRRGHILKSDLERVLQEKGFTFEFLEKVDKRESPGHMKHHYMPPIPLIVSLNATRPVEDILREVNAKLGELPDEIESIKIIKPKDGIAKAEVLKLSQDPLLATREFYGKLRDSAQKGADCIVFYREPHQVGERWESLFDRLNKAASLIL, from the coding sequence ATGATGTCGAGCAACGAGGCCCTGAAAAAGGCTCAGGAAATTCTGGAAGAAGGGGGAGTGATCGGACTTCCCACGGAAACCGTTTATGGCCTGGCTGCTCGTATCGATATCCCTCCGGCGATCGAAAAGATTTTCTCAGTCAAAGAACGTCCATTTTTTGATCCTTTGATCGTGCACGTGTCTTCAATCGAGATGGCCAAAAAAGTTACGGCATATTGGGGACCCGCTTCCCAAGCCTTGGCGGAAGCCTTCTGGCCGGGTCCGTTGACGTTGATTCTGCCCAAAGACAATTCCATTAATTCGATGATCACTTCCGGGTTGGAATCAGTGGGTATTCGTATGCCCAATCACCCCCTGGCGTTGGCATTGATTCAGGAAGTGAACGTTCCGTTGGCGGCTCCAAGTGCAAATAAGTTCGGAAGAACTTCGCCAACTTCTGCCAGCCACGTGCGTGTGGAGTTCAAAAACGAAAATGTTTTCGTTTTGGACGGCGGGGATTGTCAGATCGGGATTGAATCCACGGTGTTGTTGGTTCGCCATCGCCCAGATAAAGTGGAGCTTTCGATTTTACGTCGTGGGCATATTTTGAAATCGGACCTGGAGCGAGTGCTTCAGGAAAAAGGATTTACTTTCGAATTTTTGGAAAAAGTAGATAAGCGTGAATCCCCGGGACACATGAAGCATCACTACATGCCGCCGATTCCTCTAATTGTAAGTTTAAACGCCACTCGACCGGTCGAAGATATTTTGCGGGAAGTGAATGCCAAACTGGGCGAGCTCCCGGATGAAATTGAAAGCATCAAAATCATCAAACCCAAAGATGGCATTGCGAAAGCAGAAGTCTTGAAGCTTTCCCAAGATCCTTTATTAGCGACTCGTGAGTTCTACGGAAAACTTCGCGATAGCGCGCAAAAAGGTGCGGACTGCATCGTGTTCTATCGCGAGCCACACCAAGTCGGCGAGCGCTGGGAATCCCTTTTCGACCGTCTGAATAAAGCGGCCTCATTGATTCTTTAA
- a CDS encoding GNAT family N-acetyltransferase, which yields MFTALQSFYQLRTHKLHKFKSKVNINIEVGPFVLKTVDNTEDLREALSLRWQVFHAEMLGKKPGRLDIDAYDFDCDHLVIKEKRSGKIVGTYRIRCSLHTNSFYSANEFNINTLLQQPGVKIELGRACIEKEYRRGAVISMLWRGIAEYMNATDAKILFGCATVTTENPEEAALLQAYFEGEGRVAEVFQVRPTADYSMPTIREAKAQYQDSLTEAQKEQAEALMPPLCRAYLKIGAYIGGEPAWDRDYRCVDFLTILQREDLNSALWKRFKMGS from the coding sequence ATGTTCACAGCACTTCAATCCTTTTATCAGCTTCGCACTCATAAACTGCACAAGTTTAAATCCAAAGTTAATATTAATATCGAGGTCGGACCCTTTGTTCTGAAGACAGTCGATAACACCGAAGACCTTCGGGAGGCCCTGAGTCTTCGTTGGCAGGTTTTTCATGCGGAAATGCTGGGTAAAAAGCCAGGTCGTCTGGATATCGATGCCTATGATTTTGATTGTGACCATCTTGTTATCAAAGAAAAGCGTTCTGGAAAAATTGTGGGAACATATCGTATTCGCTGTTCACTTCATACCAACAGTTTTTACTCTGCCAACGAGTTCAATATAAACACCCTGTTGCAACAACCGGGTGTGAAAATTGAACTGGGCCGCGCATGCATTGAAAAGGAGTATCGCCGGGGGGCGGTGATTTCGATGCTTTGGCGTGGAATTGCAGAATATATGAATGCAACGGATGCGAAGATCCTTTTTGGATGCGCGACCGTGACAACTGAAAACCCGGAGGAGGCCGCATTGTTGCAGGCTTACTTTGAAGGCGAAGGACGTGTTGCCGAGGTTTTCCAGGTTCGCCCGACGGCGGACTATTCAATGCCGACAATAAGAGAGGCTAAGGCTCAGTACCAGGACTCCCTCACGGAAGCTCAAAAGGAGCAGGCCGAAGCTTTGATGCCACCGTTGTGTCGCGCTTATTTGAAAATTGGCGCCTACATTGGTGGTGAGCCTGCTTGGGACCGTGACTATCGTTGTGTGGACTTCCTGACGATTCTACAGCGCGAAGACTTGAATAGTGCGCTTTGGAAGCGTTTTAAAATGGGATCTTAA
- a CDS encoding 1-acyl-sn-glycerol-3-phosphate acyltransferase, producing MKALTSTFRGLLKAFIFLFYLIVYMITSASIAMVVRDRNKRRRKFSANASRYCGLIARNALWINLKVINKPAKKHAGSLLVANHMGFVDILMLAGIEPMSFVTSVEMRETPVLGPVTELAGCFYVERRSRTKILNEMKRLADSLKDGLNIVLYPEATSTNGDKVLPFKKTLMMAAAEAGVPVQPVVINFRKLDGQEFNTENRDAVCWYGDTGFVEYFWKTLRLKSVDAEIEYLDIIYPNPEEDRGVVAEKAHAMISAKFVGAKQVSSVAEQIMPDLETDPT from the coding sequence GTGAAAGCATTAACATCGACTTTTCGTGGTCTTCTAAAAGCATTTATATTCCTGTTCTATTTGATCGTTTATATGATCACCTCTGCTTCTATTGCCATGGTGGTGCGTGATCGCAACAAACGTCGTCGTAAATTTTCTGCCAATGCCAGTCGTTACTGCGGATTGATCGCGCGTAATGCCCTGTGGATCAACCTGAAGGTCATTAACAAACCAGCGAAAAAACACGCCGGCAGTTTGCTAGTCGCAAATCATATGGGCTTTGTGGATATTTTGATGCTCGCTGGAATTGAGCCGATGTCTTTTGTGACTTCGGTTGAGATGCGTGAAACCCCAGTGTTGGGACCTGTTACCGAGCTTGCGGGCTGTTTCTACGTCGAGCGCCGCAGTCGCACTAAAATTCTAAACGAGATGAAGCGTCTGGCGGATTCGCTAAAAGATGGTTTGAACATTGTCTTGTATCCTGAAGCGACCTCCACGAATGGCGATAAAGTTTTGCCATTCAAGAAAACGCTAATGATGGCAGCGGCCGAGGCGGGTGTGCCAGTGCAGCCTGTGGTCATTAACTTTAGAAAGCTGGATGGTCAGGAATTCAATACCGAGAATCGCGATGCGGTTTGCTGGTATGGCGACACGGGGTTTGTGGAATACTTCTGGAAAACGCTTCGTCTTAAGTCCGTTGATGCTGAAATCGAGTACTTGGATATCATTTATCCGAATCCGGAGGAAGACCGCGGAGTGGTGGCAGAGAAGGCTCACGCCATGATTTCTGCGAAGTTCGTCGGTGCCAAGCAAGTCAGCTCTGTCGCAGAGCAGATCATGCCGGACCTAGAGACAGACCCTACTTGA
- the dinB gene encoding DNA polymerase IV: MKKIIHVDMDCFYAAVEVKHNPQLKGKPLGIGGPPNSRSVLCTASYEARKFGVRSAMPSSQAVRLCPQLILIPPHFDLYKEESRKVREIFERFTKKIEPLSLDEAYLDVSDCTEFGGSATLIAQEIRRLIYTELNLTASAGIAPNKFLAKIASDWKKPNGQFVVRPQDVEAFVKELPVEKIFGVGKVTAQKMHDVGLHTLGDIQKYTVPELHRWFGSRAQDLFDYARGVDHREVITEWERKSLTVEETYNKDLMTLEECRSRIPGLYEDFIGRLERGQYQERIKGMVVKLKFFDFKSTTHEEVVQGIPTAEDFERLLEKAWHRRAVAVRLIGLGVRLGQEKKKDEPNDSSQLKFAI; the protein is encoded by the coding sequence ATGAAGAAGATTATCCACGTGGATATGGACTGCTTTTACGCAGCGGTTGAGGTCAAACACAACCCGCAACTTAAGGGGAAGCCTTTGGGGATTGGCGGTCCACCCAACTCACGCAGTGTTTTATGTACGGCAAGCTATGAGGCCCGCAAATTCGGTGTCCGTTCCGCGATGCCATCTTCTCAAGCGGTACGATTGTGCCCACAGCTCATTCTAATCCCTCCGCATTTTGATCTTTATAAAGAGGAAAGTCGAAAGGTTCGCGAAATCTTCGAACGTTTTACCAAAAAGATTGAGCCACTTTCGTTGGATGAGGCTTATCTGGATGTCTCTGACTGTACCGAGTTCGGTGGCAGTGCCACCTTGATAGCACAGGAAATCCGGCGCCTGATCTACACCGAATTAAATTTGACCGCTTCTGCGGGAATCGCCCCCAATAAATTCCTGGCTAAGATCGCCAGTGACTGGAAAAAGCCCAACGGACAGTTCGTCGTGCGCCCTCAGGATGTCGAAGCCTTTGTGAAGGAGCTTCCGGTGGAAAAGATTTTTGGTGTCGGCAAGGTGACGGCGCAAAAGATGCACGACGTGGGTTTGCACACTTTGGGAGATATTCAGAAGTACACGGTGCCCGAGCTTCATCGTTGGTTTGGTTCCCGGGCCCAGGATCTTTTTGATTATGCGCGGGGAGTTGATCACCGCGAAGTCATCACGGAGTGGGAAAGAAAGTCCCTGACTGTCGAAGAGACCTATAACAAGGATCTGATGACTCTTGAGGAGTGCCGGTCTCGCATTCCGGGGCTCTATGAGGATTTCATCGGAAGACTGGAGCGAGGCCAGTATCAGGAAAGAATCAAAGGCATGGTGGTGAAGCTTAAGTTCTTTGATTTTAAATCCACCACTCATGAAGAGGTTGTCCAAGGCATTCCTACGGCAGAGGACTTTGAGCGTCTGTTGGAGAAAGCGTGGCATCGACGGGCTGTTGCAGTTCGATTGATTGGTTTGGGTGTGCGCTTGGGACAAGAGAAGAAAAAGGACGAGCCTAACGACTCATCCCAGCTGAAGTTCGCCATCTAG
- a CDS encoding arsenate reductase family protein yields MLKVYEYAKCSTCVKALKFLDSKKVTYQKLPIVDKAPSQTELKKMLTALKERGGSIRNLFNTSGVMYKEMKMSEKLPTMSESEAIKLLSENGKLVKRPFVLSDDVALVGFKEDEWKKSF; encoded by the coding sequence ATGCTTAAAGTCTACGAATACGCCAAGTGTTCAACTTGCGTGAAGGCACTTAAGTTTTTGGACTCCAAAAAAGTCACTTACCAAAAACTTCCGATCGTCGACAAAGCTCCGTCCCAGACGGAGCTTAAGAAAATGCTGACTGCGCTGAAAGAGCGCGGTGGCTCTATCCGCAATTTGTTCAACACCTCCGGCGTGATGTACAAAGAAATGAAGATGAGCGAAAAGCTTCCGACAATGTCAGAATCCGAAGCCATCAAACTACTTTCTGAAAACGGAAAGCTTGTTAAACGCCCCTTTGTCCTGAGCGACGATGTGGCCTTGGTGGGTTTCAAAGAAGACGAGTGGAAAAAATCCTTCTAG
- a CDS encoding agmatinase family protein → MSEKTEKTAPKFDPTTTISAEFGIFGIPMTEEESKVVLVPVPWEVTTSYGEGASRGPQIIRDASEQIDLFDIEVGKAYEAGYHMRELSDDLLKMNDKYKAVAQELIGMRTSMSDDTAKMDKLAADVNAACEKMSQWVYDQCSDVLNKGKLLGMVGGDHSTPLGAIRAVSDKFKGDFGVLHIDAHADLRVAYQGFKQSHASIMYNVMMDPKKPKKLVQVGIRDFCEEEYDFSESREDIKTFYDLELKRRLLKGETWEQVCKDILKELPQNVYISFDIDGLDPVYCPHTGTPVPGGMTVDQIFFLFREIHNSGRKLIAFDLNEVSTGGLEPHEVEWDGNVGARILYKMCGWLVKSNA, encoded by the coding sequence ATGTCTGAAAAGACAGAAAAAACTGCACCAAAATTTGATCCAACGACAACCATCTCTGCAGAATTTGGGATCTTCGGAATCCCAATGACTGAGGAAGAATCCAAAGTGGTTTTGGTCCCAGTTCCCTGGGAAGTCACGACGTCCTATGGCGAAGGAGCCTCCCGCGGCCCTCAGATCATCCGTGATGCCAGCGAACAGATCGATCTTTTCGACATCGAAGTCGGCAAAGCCTATGAAGCGGGCTATCACATGCGTGAATTGTCGGACGATTTGTTAAAAATGAACGACAAATACAAAGCCGTTGCCCAAGAATTAATCGGAATGCGCACCAGCATGAGCGATGACACAGCAAAAATGGACAAGCTGGCAGCAGATGTTAACGCTGCTTGCGAAAAAATGTCACAATGGGTTTACGATCAATGTTCGGATGTCTTGAATAAAGGCAAACTTCTGGGCATGGTCGGCGGCGACCACTCCACTCCGCTGGGTGCTATCCGCGCTGTCAGCGACAAGTTCAAAGGCGACTTTGGTGTGTTGCACATTGATGCTCACGCAGATTTGCGCGTGGCTTATCAAGGCTTCAAACAATCCCACGCCTCCATCATGTACAACGTGATGATGGACCCGAAAAAACCTAAAAAACTGGTACAGGTCGGAATCCGTGACTTCTGCGAGGAAGAGTACGACTTTTCTGAATCCCGCGAAGACATCAAAACTTTCTATGACCTTGAACTTAAGCGCCGCCTGTTGAAAGGCGAAACTTGGGAGCAGGTTTGCAAAGACATTCTGAAAGAGCTTCCGCAAAACGTTTATATTTCGTTTGATATCGATGGCCTTGATCCAGTTTATTGCCCACACACAGGAACTCCGGTTCCAGGCGGCATGACAGTGGATCAAATCTTCTTCTTGTTCCGTGAGATCCACAACTCCGGTCGCAAGCTGATCGCTTTCGACTTGAATGAAGTTTCCACGGGCGGTTTGGAACCCCATGAAGTTGAGTGGGATGGCAATGTGGGCGCGCGCATTCTTTATAAAATGTGCGGCTGGCTGGTGAAATCAAATGCTTAA
- a CDS encoding peptide-binding protein, which translates to MNMKALLLLILSSALTAPAFATAPNASAPQGGNFVINLGGEPPTVHPITSTDTYASAVQAYVCEGLLTRDSDTYEWKARLAEKWEVSKDNKVFTFHLNKNAVFHDGKPVTAEDVKFSFDAIFNPTYEAAHLRPYYEGLAKVEIVDPHTVKFYAKDSYFKNFESAAGLTIIPKHIYSDVAKSKRMNRELVCSGPYKMMKFDRGQMIQLKKFDKWHSNAAPAYKGTYNFDTITMRFFKDENATLVRAEKGELDYIDLRIESFMKKTTGPAWGKVIIKHKVANDAPKSFGFVGWNQRKELFQDKNVRFALAHLLNRDEMNKKFRYGMSDLANGAVYIRSEYNPGNKVVEYNPKKAQELLTKSGWADADKNGVLEKTVNGKKMEFKFSLIYANKDVEKYWTMYREDLKKAGIDMELKYLEWNSFLKLVDDGNFDAVTMGWGGGSVDPDPKQIWHSSSAIPGGSNFIAYKNPEVDKLIEDARVEPNKAKRVAMLKKVYAKIAEDAPYAFLFNDKYEFYANSSRMGMPAETFKYEVGKDYWWVKP; encoded by the coding sequence ATGAATATGAAGGCTCTTCTGCTACTCATTTTGAGTTCAGCTTTGACCGCTCCCGCTTTCGCAACTGCACCGAATGCATCTGCACCACAAGGCGGAAATTTCGTTATCAATCTTGGCGGTGAGCCACCTACAGTTCACCCAATCACAAGCACAGATACATACGCATCAGCTGTTCAGGCTTATGTTTGTGAAGGTTTGTTGACTCGTGATTCTGACACATATGAGTGGAAAGCTCGTTTGGCAGAAAAATGGGAAGTTTCCAAAGACAATAAAGTATTCACATTCCATTTGAATAAAAACGCGGTTTTCCATGACGGCAAACCAGTGACTGCAGAAGACGTTAAATTTTCTTTCGACGCGATCTTCAATCCAACATATGAAGCAGCTCATCTTCGTCCATATTATGAGGGTTTGGCTAAAGTTGAAATCGTGGATCCCCACACTGTTAAATTCTACGCAAAAGATTCTTACTTCAAAAATTTCGAATCTGCTGCTGGTTTGACTATCATTCCTAAACACATTTACTCAGACGTAGCTAAATCAAAAAGAATGAACCGCGAGCTAGTATGCTCTGGTCCATACAAAATGATGAAATTTGACCGTGGTCAAATGATCCAGCTTAAGAAGTTTGATAAATGGCACAGCAATGCTGCTCCAGCTTACAAAGGCACTTACAACTTCGACACTATCACAATGCGCTTCTTCAAAGACGAAAACGCTACGTTGGTAAGAGCTGAAAAAGGTGAGTTGGATTACATCGATCTTCGTATCGAATCCTTCATGAAGAAAACGACTGGCCCGGCTTGGGGCAAAGTTATCATCAAACATAAAGTTGCGAACGATGCTCCGAAATCCTTTGGTTTCGTGGGTTGGAATCAACGTAAAGAGCTATTCCAGGACAAAAATGTTCGTTTTGCTCTTGCTCACTTGTTGAACCGCGACGAAATGAACAAAAAATTCCGCTATGGCATGTCTGATCTTGCCAACGGCGCTGTGTACATCAGATCTGAGTACAATCCGGGTAACAAAGTGGTTGAATACAACCCTAAGAAAGCTCAAGAGCTTTTGACGAAATCCGGCTGGGCTGATGCTGATAAAAACGGTGTTCTTGAAAAAACTGTTAACGGCAAAAAAATGGAATTCAAGTTCTCTCTTATCTACGCAAATAAAGACGTGGAGAAGTACTGGACTATGTACCGCGAAGATTTGAAAAAAGCCGGTATCGACATGGAATTGAAGTACCTAGAGTGGAACTCATTCCTGAAATTGGTTGATGACGGTAACTTCGATGCTGTGACAATGGGTTGGGGCGGTGGCTCCGTAGATCCAGATCCTAAGCAAATCTGGCATTCTTCCAGCGCGATCCCAGGCGGATCCAACTTCATCGCTTACAAAAATCCTGAAGTTGACAAGCTGATCGAAGATGCTCGCGTTGAGCCAAACAAAGCTAAACGTGTTGCGATGCTGAAAAAAGTATACGCAAAGATCGCTGAAGACGCTCCCTACGCGTTCCTTTTCAACGATAAGTATGAATTTTATGCAAATTCATCCCGCATGGGCATGCCTGCAGAGACATTCAAATACGAAGTTGGTAAAGACTACTGGTGGGTTAAACCTTAA
- a CDS encoding ABC transporter permease subunit, which produces MLINLAPGSPIEQKLQAIRFGAGAAGGGGGASSVGGRGDTAVNEEVIEALKKQYGFDKPMHVRYVIWLKNISRLDFGESFTYQEPVIDVIKSKLPVSLTFGLFTLFITYMVCIPLGVRKAIKAGEGFDKATTLLLNFTYAIPPLILGIALIYFAGRTNWFPLGGLQSDDYESMSSWGRFLDRAHHMILPLICYTIGGFTELSTLMRNSMLDIIKSDFVRTARAKGLAEKVVVYKHALRNALIPIATGLGGFLGVFLAGSLIIEQMFNLDGMGLLGYQSVLARDYNVIMGITFISAMLMMVGRILSDVIYVLIDPRIDFK; this is translated from the coding sequence GTGCTCATCAATTTGGCTCCAGGGAGCCCTATTGAACAAAAGCTTCAAGCCATCCGCTTTGGTGCGGGTGCTGCTGGGGGCGGCGGCGGAGCATCCAGCGTTGGCGGCCGTGGCGACACGGCTGTAAACGAGGAAGTTATTGAGGCTTTGAAGAAACAATATGGTTTCGATAAGCCAATGCACGTTCGTTATGTTATTTGGCTAAAAAATATCTCGCGCCTGGATTTCGGTGAAAGCTTCACCTATCAAGAGCCGGTTATTGATGTCATTAAAAGCAAACTGCCGGTTTCTTTGACCTTTGGTTTGTTCACTCTATTTATCACTTACATGGTCTGTATCCCTCTAGGGGTTCGCAAAGCCATCAAGGCAGGCGAGGGCTTCGATAAAGCAACGACGTTGTTGTTGAACTTTACCTACGCTATTCCGCCATTGATCCTGGGTATTGCGTTGATCTATTTCGCCGGGAGAACAAATTGGTTCCCGCTGGGTGGATTGCAATCCGACGATTACGAATCCATGTCTTCATGGGGTCGTTTCCTGGATCGCGCGCATCACATGATCCTTCCTTTGATCTGTTATACAATCGGTGGTTTCACAGAGCTTTCCACGCTTATGAGAAACTCCATGTTGGATATCATCAAGTCTGATTTCGTTCGTACAGCTCGTGCGAAAGGTCTTGCTGAGAAGGTTGTGGTTTACAAACATGCTCTTAGAAACGCTTTGATCCCAATCGCTACTGGTTTGGGTGGTTTCCTGGGTGTGTTCCTTGCTGGTTCATTGATTATTGAGCAGATGTTCAACCTTGATGGTATGGGTTTGCTTGGTTACCAATCGGTATTGGCTCGTGACTACAATGTTATCATGGGTATTACGTTTATTTCTGCGATGTTGATGATGGTTGGTCGTATCTTGAGCGACGTTATCTACGTGCTTATCGACCCAAGGATTGATTTCAAATGA